The Archangium primigenium genomic interval CGCGGCTGCAGCCGGACAAGGCCGAGGCGCTGCTCAAGGCCCACCCCAAGGGCGAGTACCACGCCGTGGCGCGCATCTTCCACGTGAAGCAGGGCAAGCCCAAGGCGGGCCGGGTGGCGGTGGTGACGGCGGGCACGAGCGACATCCCCGTGGCCGAGGAGGCCGCGCTCACCGCGGAGGCCATGGGCGCCACGGTGAACCGGGTGTACGACGTGGGCGTGGCGGGCATCCACCGGCTCTTGCGGCGGCGCGAGGAGATTCAATCCGCGCACGCGGCCGTGGTGGTGGCGGGCATGGAGGGGGCGCTGGCGAGCGCGGTGGGCGGCCTGGTGGGCATCCCCGTGGTGGCGGTGCCGACGTCCGTGGGCTACGGGGCCAACTTCGGCGGCGTGTCCGCGCTGCTGGCCATGGTCAACTCGTGCGCCTCCAACGTGGCCACCATGAACATCGACAATGGCTTTG includes:
- the larB gene encoding nickel pincer cofactor biosynthesis protein LarB; translated protein: MDEKTLTRLLEQVKGGKVSVDAAVGQLKDLPFAELGYATLDTHRSLRFGFPEVVLGEPKTVEQLLGIVGKLMEVKQPVLVTRLQPDKAEALLKAHPKGEYHAVARIFHVKQGKPKAGRVAVVTAGTSDIPVAEEAALTAEAMGATVNRVYDVGVAGIHRLLRRREEIQSAHAAVVVAGMEGALASAVGGLVGIPVVAVPTSVGYGANFGGVSALLAMVNSCASNVATMNIDNGFGGGFYAALISRTKGQR